Sequence from the Crassostrea angulata isolate pt1a10 chromosome 9, ASM2561291v2, whole genome shotgun sequence genome:
ttcaatagaaggtaatttgaatgaaaagaaattaaaaaggaaaccagataagtttcaatagtgcttcaatcaagaaacacgacttgttctatgtatgtcttatatGCAGACAACTCGTGTGCATCAATCGTGCTAAATGACGATACAAACACTATGACTCCCAAAACTTCCGAAATGTTTTCGAAGCCCATATTCAAACtcaaaaatttttaatattaaataatcataaaaaaaaaataattaatcatgCTTTTTATATTCAGTTTCGGAAAGATAAAGCGAGGTAAACAGATGTTGAGAAAGATTAGCacgatttttcattttaactcATGCTTATAAAATTAGCTCAGACAGTCGAGAAAGTTtctatattcattatttttttagtgTAAAATAACGTGCAAATTAGAATGTTTTACCGGAAGAAAATAAATGTCAGcctcatatttatttttttatgaaatgaaatgggGAGGTGGTCCATGCCTCAAGCATTTTCAAGTGAGAAAAGCgataaatattacattttgtCGTCTTGGTCAGATATGAcacaattttaactttttaatgaGGTCAATGCAGAACatctcaatttgttttttatctaTCTCCAAAGGCAGCGGCAATTTCCAGAGGAGTTGTCGAGGAGATGACTAGGATAATACCAGATGTGTTCCGAGAAAATAAGTGAATAGTGCAGAagcgtgttcaacagagcgagcgctcgccaaaattcctAAAAGCTGCAACACATAGGCGAGCGCTCACGAGTGCTCCCTCCGTTGAATACGCCTCTGGTCAATCGTTTCGATGACACTTCACAATGAACAAATAACACGAACACATTTTGGCGTTAAACGCTGTCCAGATAAAATTGtctaaatttttcataaacaagatGTTAAATGGgccattatttaattatttcattatatcaCTAATTCATGAACCTGAACGTTAATTATGTTCTCTGTTCATCATTTACTATATAATTACAAACCGAGTTATCCATCTTTCAATGTCGAATATAtcgatttttaatttattaacaaGAAGTTTTCCTACAACGTTATTAAAATGATTCTAGCGGTTTGTTAGTCCTTCTGGTCCCACTTAGTTTTCTAGACCTGGTTTCTTTAAATGGTTGTGCGAATTCTTTCCATACTTCATGTGTAGCTTTGTAATTATGCCCTACCGTGTTAAATTCTTTAAACCGACCAAGTTCAATGAATAATGCATGGCCGATTTTACAACATCAATACTTTAATAAATCGGGATttgtattaaacaaaatttatctcATATACTTTATTATAGCAGTGGAGGGAGCAGGCAGGAGACActcctttattttgtttaaatttataaatagaacattaaattttgaaagagtTGGCCACTAACAGTTAAGAAAGCATGTACAAAACTAGAGGGAAACTATCAATATGATTATTAGAATAGGAAGGTGTTAGTACTTTGATCCCTTAACTAAGTTTAACTTTTCTATAAAGGCATTCAGAAAATGCAAAATAGCCCCATACTTTTGGTTAGATAATTGAAATCTTTTATTTCCATAGGTAGCGAGATTAAATTAATAAAGTCTGGggactaagatttttttttacattatacaTGTGTACACGACAATTACACGAATACCTAACCCAaggtttcaaattttaatttcgaccaatataatttcatatCTTACAATTTATACATTTCATTCAACCGTTACATGTTAAATAAATAGACTACagatatgataaataagattaaagaacaaatatatattttttttatagatttaaacttttagAACAGTGCGGcatctgtatacatgtatgataatcctcttgtttttatagatttaaacttttagAACAGTGCTGcatctgtatacatgtatgcggTAATCTGACTATTACAGTATCATTGCATCACTTACTCTGTCTCTTCCTTCTCTCTTTCTTAGGAATTCTTTGAAAGGAAATACAGAATTACATATCTTGCAAAAAGAAACTTTTAATccaatctctcaccagagggcgtATTACGCTGCGCTACAACACCTCTGTTTACGTCTGAATGCCAAGAATCTTGGCAAAACCCATTCTCAATCATGATGTtataaattatagttttatatgTATTCAGTCTACATTTCGTTGTTAAAGCCTcgctaaaaatattgaaataaaaagatttttattggtAAACCACGGTAACAAACAAAGAACTATTTCTCGGAGTAATACTCAATGACCAATGTTTTGTGGCATTACTTTTTTGACGTTAACAGAGGTATAAGTGGAGCGAagcaggaacgataactctgggTAGAGATTGCTTTTAATCCATCTTTGTGATATTAAGCCACTAAACACTGAAACGGATACCATAAAATTGAATGTAACTGTAACACTTGTGAAGTGATTAACTCTAATAATAAGTAGACAATTTGTattcaagaaaatttatttcattttcaacaaatCAAATCTGAACgacttagataaaaaaaaaaggaaacatgCAATGTATTAAAACCGATAACCAGTTCCTCAttgatatatgaaaaatattaaaacaaagatacaATTCTCATCACCTTACGTTATGTTTTTTACAAtctaaaattgaattatatccCTCCACCAATTCAGTGGTATGTAGATGGAGCTGCTGTAGTTATATGTTTTAGTCGTCGTCGCATTGTCTATGGCTTTCCTCTCCCTCTCCCTCTCCTTCTCCAGGCCGAGAAATTAATTCCAGGAAGCGAAGAGCACGTCTCCCATGGGTTACTATAATTAGATTTAAACAGATAACTGTCAGGTACTAACACTTGCATATTTAAAGTTTTAAGCAAACCAgaataaaagatacaaaatgATCGGTTTCCTGGGATAACCTCCATTCATCttgtattttggatttttttcgcTGTCACTGAACATTACGGTATTGTTTGTATTGctctatatgtatatataatgattGAATGTGAAGAGGAATTTTCAATGTACTTAACAGACAGGATATCTTTACCAAGTAATAGTTTGGAAAATAGCATCCGATGTTTCATAAAAGCATTGCATGATGGTACAAAGAAGCATTATGGTGTATGTTATTGCCTTACCTTGGTGAAGGGACGTGGAAAACGTCGCGCTGAATGGGGTCAACGTCTAAGTTCTCACACATAATCTTGGCCAGTTTGACTTTTCGTATTTCTTGCAGCTGAGCTGCAAAATATACAGAATTGAATACAAATATCAAACCCATTAAATGCATCaaaccaaattttttaatttattaaaattattctttaacGTTGCTATATCTACAAGTTTTGGTAATTTCGGTATACCTGAGCTGAAACCTTCCACTCCTCTGTTCTCGTACCAATATCTGTCTCCGTCCTTCAGGTCCTTGAATTGTTGTCCAATGATGCAAGAAAACACTGGACCCACACTAGCGCCATCTTGTGGAATTTCGGCTATCCCGCCGGCGTATACATCGATATCCTCAACGTCACTGCAAGTGAACGTTTTCAATGTTTTCAAGGTTTCTTTGGAAAAGTTTACTTAAGGTTTAAGCTCACACAAACTTTTGTAAAGGTGAAGCTGATTATATCAAGTCGCAAATCGGCATGAACGctcaaaattatattatacatgactgtatcaaaaatgtaaaattgtttggAACAATATGTACACCtagaaaggtaaaaaaaaaagtaaattaaaaaaatttcggaTAACATTTTTGTGTCACTCAGAAACGCTTTTTAGCACTAGAGTCACACAAGTTAGGTTTCTCTCAATTCACAAACGATTTCTTTAATCTAGGTAATATGTCTCCAAGAATAGGCTATAAATCTCTTTTAATCATTACATGCATGCAATACTTGCATAATAAGTCATTCGATTTTTAAATTACGTATACAAGCACTactatgaataatttttttcgtAGTATCAAATAACAAGAGAGAAGCTGTCAATGTAACAACATCCGGCTTTTCCTTTGTGTGAATAGTACCCATAATGCAGTTGTGAATCATGTATTGATAAATACGACCTACCAAGAGAAATGGggtattttatatgaaattttatgttaaaaaacaaaacaaaaacaactaaAGATCatcaaaaaaattttcaaatgtcaAAACCAAAACTGTACGAGGTGTTACATGTAACCACACAATATGGTACCATTTAGGTAATATTTTGTCAAGAATTACTAAGTTCAACAGCACATCTCGTATTTCCcccataaattatttaaaaaatcaaaataatatacacatctgtgatacatgtacaattgatttgcTCAAAACAACTTTCTATCTTTAAAACTGTAGGAGGCATTATTTGTATAATAGCTAGGGGTatccttttggcagccgccatTTTCCcgtaagtaaaatatatagacacgaaacattttttttttttttatcaaatgtaagctgctaaaaatgaaaaataaaacaaccgTAACAGTTTTAGAATACCTTTACCTGTATAATTCAGCtaatatatttttgtgattATCACTGATGTCTTGTAGATCGGGGAAAGAAGTGGCCACCGGAAGTCCGCACCATTTCCGCCAGGCGTTATACGACGGAAGACCGTGATCTCTTCCTCTTTGGACATTTAAAGCTCCGAGATCTAAGCCTTTGCCTTCCGACTCTTCAAATAGATGGTCCCTCACTGCTTCTTCAAATTGGCTAGTAATGAATAATTAAGAAAGAAACTATGCCAAATTCACGTTCAGTTATATTTTTAGTATGTCTACTACTATTCAACGATTCGACTgtatggtcaacaaattaaccaccATTATATCTACcgaaaattttaagaaatgatttattttactcTAAGTTATTCTTTAGTTAAGAAAAAATACCcagtatattttacattttaaacttaaGTATTTTCCTGATGCTTTTAAGAGCTTTTTTGTAAAGGAGATCTAAACAATCTAAAATAGTGCCGGCCATGTAGccctgttcattttaaaaataattattatcatcAATTCTAATAACGCTACCTGTCTGTTTTCATTGAATTGGAGGTAATGATGAACCGCGCTAAGTCAGGCACCAGCCGCCCTTGTTGTGTAACCAACATGTGAGGATCCTTAAACGTAGACTCCATGGGAAGGGGACGTAACCGAGTCATGAAGTCACGGAGAACGTAGGCCATAGTGGGCGGAATCTGAAAAGATTGACAAGTGTGTTTGTGATACATGTGGGCGGAATCTGAAAAGATTGACAGGTGTGTATGTGATACATGTAGTGGGTGGAATCTGAAAAGATTGACATGTGTATATGTGATATTGGGCGGAATCTGAAAAGATTGACGGGTGAATACGTAATATCGGGCGGAATCTGAAAAGATTGACAGGTGTTCACGTGATAGTGGGCGGAATCTGAAAAGATTGACAGGTGTACACGTGATAGTGGGCGGAATCTGAAAAGATTGACAGGTGTACACGTGATAGTGGGCGGAATCTGAAAAGATTGACATGTGTATATGTGATATTGGGCGGAATCTGAAAAGATTGACGGGTGAATACGTAATATCGGGCGGAATCTGAAAAGATTGACAGGTGTTCACGTGATAGTGGGCGGAATCTGAAAAGATTGACAGGTGTACACGTGATAGTGGGCGGAATCTGAAAAGATTGACAGGTGTACACGTGATAGTGGGCGGAATCTGAAAAGATTGACAGGTGTACACGTGATAGTGGGCGGAATCTGAAAAGATTGACAGGTGTACACGTGATAGTGGGCGGGGTCAGAAATGTTTGATATGAATACACGGAGAGTTCAGAATCTGCAGTTATGAAAGTTGGCGTCATTAGCAATGATTGACATGAGTTTATGTAGCTTTTGATATTTCTTGTTCTGAACAGGTGTCTACCTCATATCAAATAGGGTCccaaataattcaaataatgttttgatCTGTAACATTGCTTTCCTGTAAGAATTTGGTttcttttcacaaattttaaaaGGTATATGTTTATAATTTCAGGTGATTTTCTGAAACTAGATATTCTCTATTAGGATAAAGATATAATTATTCACTATTTATCTCCTCTAAAGCGCTAACCTCCTGAGGACCATTCTGACCTACATTGTTAAATCCACATGGAAGTTTGTAAATTTAAGCGTGCgttcgaaaaaaaaatacatgtacacaatatAGCCATTGTGTCTTCTTCAATACATTCACTGGTTTTGACCTGTCATAATATTGATATAGTTTGAACAACATTCAgccaaaaatataaattacataaaatataaatcaatttcttgatttttttatcgAAGAAAATGGCATGGTCTCCAATTTGAGCAACCTACTTGAAAGTCCTTGATTAAGTTCAGAAATAAACTGTGGCATATTAAATGACACGATTCATTGCCGTGCTTCTATAGAGAGAAGAACGTGCATTGTAATGAAAGAAGATGACACCAACATAGTCTGCCCAAATGCATAATAATATGTGATCTTAACATCTTTTTGTAATAttgtaatcaatattttgtataatgaTTACAATCTaattagatctttgatccgctcctaaTAGATCGGTACACAAAGATTGTAATGATTCAAGTTATATCTCACTTGTTTAAACAGTTCCTTACCTGTGAATGACCGAACCGAAAAGCGGCCGCGTTGAAGACATTTTTTGTAGCCGGGTTGATACTACTATCATAGCTGTAGCTAAATCTCTTCCTTTTTAGTTTCAGGTTGTACTTGACAAGGTCTTGCTCTTGGAGAATGCTGGGTAAAAATTCGCCGTATGTAATTTGTTGGAATAGGGCCCCGATAATCTTCCTCGTCTCCTGGAACAAAGTATCTGGGTCCCAATCCGGCCGGACTTTCCGGAGTTCCTGTACGATCCGGTTGTGTTCCCGGACAAACATCAGATGAGTTACCCCCAGAGAAGGAACCACATTGGCCCGTTTATCACCTACAGGTAATATAAAACGTGACATATgaaacatgatacatgtatattatttaagctctctctctctctctctctctctctctctctctctctctctctctctctctctctctctctcgtcttTTTTCGATGATATATTTGTGTTTAAATATATCTAATTACTTTGGTCTGTTTAAGTCACAATGATGTACACTGCAAAAGTCTGAATTCCCTACAAAATAGTGTTATCTCTGACCTGCTTTTGGGCAGAAGTCGTCTTTATTGGTCAATTTACACGAACCACCTCCAGCGGGCAGAAGTTCTCCCTCCGACGTTAGCAGTCCTcctatattaaaaatttaaaaaaaaattatctcttCATAAGTAAGATGTTCAAGATACTAATTCGGTTATAAGACAAACAATTCGACTGCGTACTTAAATGGATGTAACAATTGTGCAGACATCACAGAAAAGTGTTATTTTGGCTCTTCTATAcctaaattaattttaattttcgatcGATATATATTCTTGTGTGCCCATATTTCGACAGCATTAATCTATTGATCTTCtttataaaacaagaggcccatggggccacataacacacctgagcaacaatgggcgctcaaaagatattgtgccatatggccctcggtagaataacaaaaaaaataaatattgtaaagtattcgaattttacacttatgtttgcatacacgtaatctttgacattgtaccttcatgaaatactgtttttacacagaataagaaaatcctacgcaagatataaaactaaatatttggtaggggtacactcttatataacttctaattctctgtattttcgttctgcccccctcccccacttaataaagcaatcaaaatatatgagagcatataggtacattttcttcctcactTACtaactagttattgtatttttttttaaatataatagttattgtattttatcaaaaaaaatcctacatgtatatatttgaagaaaattgcacctcaatgcgctcaatttctcaaattaaaaatattcaacaatttaatttgtcttctccattataattaaatgactgttgtttatctcgcgtaaactcgtgacttttataactttactcacacttgattgataaatacactggaatgaacaatgttgtcacgtgacatgttaaagagctatacatatcaatgttaccgtattgacaagcacatcactctaatttactatggcccacccattattttcatttttattcaaaaataacaaatggctacaaaccacgataattttccgctgtaatattttatttaggaatagcgataattcttttatccccgcatcagaaatgtgtcagaactatggaaactgttttaacgatatcgtttttatttactcacatttcacattattcgttgtataaagaggggccccagagagtaggtatatacagcatatcattctttgattttttgtgtacaagtatttgACATAATTCATATACAATTTCTAaagatcaaccaaaatttcagcgtcaattgtagaattttAAGCAAGAcgagctcaaaattttgctaggtttgagtcatattttgttcacgtgagtttattaaattcagcttaagatttttaacttggcatttcctattcggcatttaaaatggaaaaaaatgaatggcctcagatctgtgtacaaacatagaattgtgagcaaatctctgtatcttgcttataattcgaaacttaacactcaaatatggtaagtaaatagaaattgtaaataatttaacacaagaaacatgcactataacaaataaagaacacaatttatttttcaaaacgaatcatatacatgtatatacctacatatttccgtcagcgataataaactctatttaaactgaataaactcgagaaattgctgagcatctcaacaaaacatattgcattattctaccattacgcaaaagatgataccgaattaccgatagcctgattgaattgcattttagttccttcttaatacatcagatgttgcCTAATTTGCGCAagtaaacagtaaactgtttgatttaccgtagtctctgtttgatttgatacgtaaaagtcgggaaatacaagcgacagttcccaggtaaacgcaaagcataaatgaaaacgaagcgaaaatcacaacaagctaacaccatcgtcatatgtgaaaactgtcaacgcattaaactatttagcctcaatttacttcacaaaattggcagtaatatattttgcatacatgtatttcaaagattcccttcgtacacgaattgttgcacaacaaacaaattcatccttgtcagatcgacccgtttatcatatagtgtcatggctgctttaaacaaagaacctcgttttagaattattgaatacgagtcttggtaaaatgggtaagcaaacccaggccggggcaaaataaaagccggggcagattggcaatcgtcaattccaattacgcattattttgcagcaatatttacagcgaatacaaatatactactcagtaaatatcttgaaattttaatgagattggcagattaataactgtcaatcttttgttttgccctgacccggtcatgcctacccattttaccaagactcatggatgctataaattgcttgaaacacgcattttctttcttattattttcgtaataactcagatttgaaacagaataagcccataatttttgcaagttataatttcctttccataaggattacttatgctaaattacattgtatttgacGCAGTAggtcttgagaagaaaatgcaCCCCCCCTTTTTCTTCAGTTTCgatgttttctccgctttgaatgaAGATCTGTCTTTcgtttttgcaatttatatttgcctttccATAAGAATTgctttacagacggacagataaACGGACGGCCGGACGGACAGAcgaacggacagacggacgacggacaaaatgtgatcagaatagctcacttgctaaaaatgagcaataattttgaaatattagaCATTTATCATAAATATCAATCATAGCTTGCTGATTAACCTTTTTACATTTCGTTACTTCAATTTACAAAGAACAAATCTATCTACATTTTTACGGGTGAAGCCACTACTGGATCCTAAATTCGACGATTGCACTGAATTGCCTTGATAGTTTAATTTATCTTCCCAGAATAAGTCGTTTTTCATTAATGAAACTAATTCTTTACAGACGATACATCATAGGGTTCGTCATAGGGCTTTAAGTTTCATATTACGGCGATTTGAATTCAGTGTAAAGGTGGATTAACAAAGTTTGCTGTTTTTTGttggaaaaaaatgatatattgattTCTTGTTTGAAGTACATTTCAATAAATACTGGGCCCGTTGATTGCTAGTCTAACTGTCTACCATAGTATCGTATGCATACAGAATTGTTCTTGTTTCTGTGAAAACGAACAGgatgtaaacaaaagaaaattggACCCTGTTGATTTTAGGACCTTCGACCTACATAATAGTATTGTTCACTCATTCAACGAAGCCATTTGCTAACTAACcaactattttcaatttcagcTCTTccctttaaaacattttccaatcCCAATAAACTAGTCTTTTATGCAGCGGTATTTTATTTCCTGCGAgagaatgtttttattttttgacatttttggaATACTCAAATAGAAGTAAATACAAAAAAGGCATACTCTCCGTGAtacaaatgcttttaaaaaattaaacgacCATTTACCTAAACTTCTATCCATAAACACCCCATTACACAGTCACCaatcaaaaatataaagttcgtccaaacaaacaaaacaacacacaCTGCCTGAAAGCAAGCACCAAGTCCACAACAACTCCATCCCTCCTCAGTCCTCACACACATGCTGCccttttagaaccattttaacaagaccttgggaTATCTGTAGAATGTAACGATCTATTTCtcgcgtcaaaacaagttaaaataaaaCTGGTTTCAAGGgcaatatacaccgattgcgtagtctacgctcaaaagccagacatatcctgttgatttcaaagagctatgatggctgagtggcctacaataaAATACACAGATCGACGTCACATTGCCGTTTGAatcaactacccaaagtccaagctcttgttgaaATGGTTCTACTAGTTTGATCACCATTCCATATAATATTTGCGTTGatttttcaatatcttttaccgtttttTTGGTATTAATTGTTGTTTGTATAATTTTACCGGTTTGTGCGTCCGCAAGCTCCGCCCACTTTTC
This genomic interval carries:
- the LOC128162520 gene encoding eosinophil peroxidase-like, producing the protein MEINCDQYKDSAYRSADGSCNSLDYPLWGAAVTPQPRYQPAQYDDELNSPRTTGKNGDKLPSTRLISNKLFRAPGDCTETDHARTLMVMAWGQFIDHDIVATPMTQDDSSPIICCGESAQSRPECFTIPIPSDDPHFTHSCMEFVRSASDPCQAGAREQTNEKTSFIDAGVVYGDSVEKWAELADAQTGGLLTSEGELLPAGGGSCKLTNKDDFCPKAGDKRANVVPSLGVTHLMFVREHNRIVQELRKVRPDWDPDTLFQETRKIIGALFQQITYGEFLPSILQEQDLVKYNLKLKRKRFSYSYDSSINPATKNVFNAAAFRFGHSQIPPTMAYVLRDFMTRLRPLPMESTFKDPHMLVTQQGRLVPDLARFIITSNSMKTDSQFEEAVRDHLFEESEGKGLDLGALNVQRGRDHGLPSYNAWRKWCGLPVATSFPDLQDISDNHKNILAELYSDVEDIDVYAGGIAEIPQDGASVGPVFSCIIGQQFKDLKDGDRYWYENRGVEGFSSAQLQEIRKVKLAKIMCENLDVDPIQRDVFHVPSPSNPWETCSSLPGINFSAWRRRGRGRGKP